In the genome of Novipirellula artificiosorum, the window GAGAAGGATGAACCGTTGATTCCCGCCTGGAAAGAAATCCAACGTAAGCTCGTCCCGGTGCATGTTGATGAAGCGACCGGGCGCATGATTGGCCGTGATGTCAAGTTGACCGGCAGACACCGCCATTGGTCGCATCTGCTGGCGATCTATCCATTGCGCACTCTCGCACCCGACATCCCAGCCGATCGAGAGCTCATTGATCGCAGCCTGACCCACTGGCACAGCTTCGGACGGGCCATGGGCTATTCCTTCACAGCAGGAGCGTGCATGGCCGCGCTGCTCGGCGACGGCGACCAGGCACTGGAATTCCTGAATGGACTCAAGTCCTTCTTGCAGCCCAATACCTTCTATTCGGAAATCGGCCTGCCCGTAATGGAAACGCCGCTGCACGGTGCCACCGCAATGCAGGAGATGCTATTGCAGAGTTGGGGCGGGCGGCTACGTGTCTTTCCCGCTGTGCCCACCGAATGGCCGGACGTCCAATTCCATCAACTCCGAGGAGAGGGTGCCTTTCTGGTCAGCGCCCGTCGTGAGCGAGGCAAAACGCAATGGGTTTTGATCCGGTCCGAAGCCGGAGGTCGCGTGGAGGTGGAACCGGAAATCGCCGATGCCCAATGGATCGCCTCGAAAGGGGCTCAAGTTAGCAAAGACGGGAAGGGCGTCTACGGCATCGAGACGGGGCCCGGCAATTCGGTTCTATTCTGGCCGCGAGGTAAGACGCGGCCCAAACCGACCGTCACTCCGGTCGAGCCCCACGGTGCGCAGCACAACTTTGGAATGTAGATCGTGCCCCATGAGTCAACAAGGAGGTAGGGATTCGCATTATGGATGTTCGCCTTCAAACGAATGGCAACTCGCGCAGTTCATTTTTACCATGGCGTTGCCCATCTCCTGCTTGCCATGGCAATCAATGCATGACTGCACCTTCGGAGTCAGCTCGCCCAATATTGGAACGCCATCAAAGTCATGGTTGAGCAACTCGACAAGTTTGCTTGCTCCATCGGCAGCAAGACGTCGGCAACGCTCCTTCTTTTCCATACTGAACGCTTCACATCCGCTCGCTTCACACCACTTGCCTGTCGAAAGATGACACAAAATGGAACCCGATATGCTGGGTATCGCGTCGTTTGCCCATTCCGGTTTCGCCGGTTTGTAATGTGGCAGCGGTGTTGTCTCGTACCAGACAACCAACTCGGCAATCATGGCTTCTCGCTGTTCCTTTGGCTTCTCGTTGTGAAACATTCCGATCAACGCCGATCCACCATTGATCACACCACAAAGCGAACCACAGCCTCCAACACCCCCATCGCCGTATCGCATCATCTCGATTGGGAAGGATCGAAACGGTTCGCCGACCTTGTCTGCCAATGCACCTAGGACTCCTCCAACAACGCTGTACATGCACCCGCCTTCTGGATACATGCGATACGTGCGGTCGGCAACCTCACCCGAATTAAGCTTAACATAGTTCCAAAGTGGAACCGCGGGGGATTGTGCGGTCGCAACCCCGAGACCGGCTTCTTTGCATCCCGCGAATAGGGTAGCACCGCCGATCATTCCAAGCGACGTGAACGCTCTGCGTCGATTGATCTGTGACATGATTGAAGTGTCCTAAGCAAAAGTGAAAGAGACCTCGAAGACATATGAGAGCGAGAAATAGACACCAAGTAAGATAAACACCCATCCGGTAGTCATTCTCGCCCACCACTCGATTTGGGTGAGCACCTTAAACGTTTGGCCCAGCGATTTGGCGCTGTAGGCCAAAAGAAACGCGACGACCAAGACAGGCAGCGCCGTGCCAATGCCGTACACCAACGGAAGTACAAACGAACCGCCTGGAACCGACGCGGATGGCAGTGTGAGTCCGATTCTGCTTAGCACACTCGTGATTGCACCTGAGTCCGCACCGAGGGTCAATGCCAAGAGACCAAAGAACCAAGTGGCTGATGTCGGGCAAAACGAAACGGCGAATAAGATACCCAGAAGTAGTGCTCCCCAGATCCCCATCGAATCGACTCGCTTTTGAAGCTTCTCGTTCATCATGCCGCCACCAAACGTTACCGAGACTAAACCAGCCAGGAACATTCCGAGTATCAGAAAGATCGGTCCCAGAATCAGGTGCATGTACTTTTGCAAGAAAAGAGACACCGCTGGGATGGAGAGACTGGTTAAAGTAAGTAGCCCAGCGAGTGAGATGTAGAGCACGCAGCGTCCGAGCGTGTAAAGCAGCCCAGCGTGAATGACCAAACGACCATTCTCAACCTTGCTTCCGATGTACGAAATCGCAGCGATGTTCGTCGCGAGAGGACATGGACTGATCGACGTCAGGATGCCTAAATACAACGCCGCGATTAAGTAAAGTAGGTAAGTGAGCATTGCCAATCCTTTGGGTGGCGTACCTTGATCGTAAATGATGTAGGGCCAGTTCCTACCGGCCATCGCGAGCAAACGGTTTGTCAGGTATGGCCGGTAGGAACTGGCCCACCTTTCGCTAATCTTCAGTTACTGCGTGAAAGCTTTGACGTTCTCTTGCACGTATTTGATGAACTCAGGTTTTTCGCGAACCTTGGTCCAGATGTCTTTCAAGTCCTTGTACTTGGCAACTTTTTTGTCTTCAATTTTCGCGACAATTAGGGCAGGCCCAGCGACCTTGTAGGCTTTTGCTAACTCCGCGTTTTCTTTCTTTTCATAATCAATGTAGCGATACTCAACCGTGCCATCCTTCAGCTTATCGGCAAAGCCCGTTTTGACGGCTTCTTCTGAGTAAGCCCCCATCATCTTGCAGGTTGGGCAGCGCTCGGTGCGATGGAAGTACATTGCCAAAACTCGATCCGCTGGTGGATCAGCCGCATTCGCAATGGAACCCAGCATGGCGGAAAACGTTACGATCGTCATGAAAGCAAAACGGTACATGATATTGCTCCTGGTAGGTCCTGGAAAGTAAAGCTAACTCCGCGTTCACGGGGTCGGCAACGGAATTCCATTGCTGTCGGGCAATGGAATGGAATCAAGGTCTTGTGACTCCTTGGTTTCTGATTCAGCAGTTTCTGAATCGCTGTTTTGCGACTCAGAAAGCATCTTGTTCACTGCGTCGCGAATCATCTCGGCAAAGGCTGGTTTGTCACTGACCAGTCCCCAAACTTGGTCCAGCCGACTCCAATCGACCATCGCTCCATTTTCAAACCGAGCGAGTACGACGACGGGCATGATGATTTCAAATTGGCTCGCCAGATCTGCGTTTCTGTCTTGTTCGTAGTTGAGCGTCTTCCAAGTTACCTTTCCACTTCGTAGCTCTTCAGCGAAATCCGAACGAACGGTTTCTTCCGTTTGTGCTTCGATGGCTCGGCACGTTGTGCAGCGTGTGTTGCTGTAGAAGTAATAGACGACGAGGCCGTCCCTTACCGCAACCTTGTCGACACCGTCGACTGGAATACTTGCGAATCCACCGGAGGCCCGGATCGCCTCAAGCTCGTCAGCAATCCGAGTCAATTGGGGCTCTAAGCGACTTGCCGCTTGTGAGTCGAACGCTCGCGCGATTAAGACCACGACAGTCGCTGCAAAGAACGAGATCAGACAGATACTTAGAGTTTTTTGCAAATCCATCGGTTTGTTTCCCCTAAGCAAGCAGTTTGGCGATCTCGTCGGGCGATGGAACTTTTCCAACCACTTTCACCTCACCATCGACCGCCAGTGCCGGTGTCATCATCACACCAAAGCTGGTGATCTTGACGATGTCCGTCACTTTTTCGATCCTGGCTTCAACGCCAGATTGCTGAACCGCCTGCTCGACATTCGATTTCAAGTTCTCGCACTTAGTGCAACCCGTTCCCAAAATTTGAATCAACTTCATCACATACCTTTCTTTGTTGTTAATAAACGGCCGGTTGTCCTTAAACGAAGAACCAACCAAAGATCATTCCCACTGCCGTGCTCATCACAATGGTCAAAGCCACGAAGGTGAGCGTTTTCTTAAATCCAATGACGCTGTAGATCACTGCGATACTGGGCAGCGAAAGTGCTGGCCCTGCAAGCAACAGCGAAAGCGCTGGCCCTCGCCCCATTCCAAGGCCAAGCAGTGCTTCGAGGATCGGAATCTCCGTCAGCGTTGCGAAGTACCACATTCCACCGATCATGGACGCAACCAAGTTTGCTCGAAAACTGTCGCCGCCAACCCAGCTTGCCACAATCTCTTCAGGAATCAAAGCACCCACAAAACCTGTTAGCAGAACACCGCCGAATAGCAGCGGAATGATCGACTTAGAAAAACTCCACGTTTCTGCCATCCAATCGGCAAGCTCCTGGCGATCGAACCATCCCCAAGACATCGCCAGCACCGCTAAGAACAACGCACCCGCAAAATACCAACGATGGTGATAGATCCAGGCAACCCACTTGTAATTCTCAGGCGTTAGGTCTTTTTCGGATGAAATTTCCTTCACGTCGAGTAATAGCTTCGCGCCCTTGGGCAAATCTCCGAGTGGCTCTTGAAGCTGAACTCGATAGATTTGTGCGGTACGAATCAGTACCGAGGCGTTTATTTTCGTGCCGTCAGTCTTGACGATTTCGGTTTGGCTAGGGTTTGCCCAATCGCTAAATACGAGAAACAGGATCATGCAGACAAAGAACAGCGAGGTCTGCCAAAACTTTCGTTTTGCTGGCGGCGGGTCAGGTAATTGCATCACCGCTGCGGTTCGCTCTTCTTCATCCGAGCGAAACAGGAACGACATGATCAAACCAATGATCACCGCAAACACGATCGAGCCAATGATGCGGGCAATACCGAGATCAAAGCCGAGCACCCTAGCGGTTAGGAAAATCGCCATCACGTTGATGGCTGGTCCGGCATAAAGAAAAGCCGATGCCGGACCCAGCCCGGCGCCGACGCGATAGATACCCGCAAACATTGGCAGGACGCTGCACGAACAAACGGCTAACACGGTGCCCGAGATCGAAGCCACTCCGTAGGCTTCGGCCTTGTTCGCGTTTGGCCCTAAATGCCGTAGGACCGCTTCCTTTGAAAAGAAGACGGAAATGGCACCGGCAATGAACATGGCTGGAACAACGCAGGCGAGCGTGTGGTAGCGAACGTACCACTGCAACAGATAGAACGCTTCGTGGATTGCGTTTTGAATCTCTGGGCTGGTGAAATTGACGTAATAGGCGAACAGGAACACGCCTACGAGTGAGGCAAGGATCGACAACTGTTTCGTATTCATCCGATGAATCCTGGGTCTGAGCCAATGGCTCACAGTGGGTTACTTGGCGTAATGGCCAAGGAAGGGGCGAAAAAAACACGGGTCTGACTGAGGCCGCTAGTTCAGCACCGCCCGTTGTTCAGCCGCGTTGCTTGCCAGTATCTTTTCGACGCACTCGGAGAATCCGGCAAGGCAACAGACGGTCGAACGATAAAAAACCATTTGTCCACGTTTTTCGACGCCAACCAAACCAGCGTTCTTGAGTACGGACAAGTGCCGTGACACGGTTGACATGTCCGATCCGATGATCGCAGTCAAATCGCAAACGCAGCGTTCTTGATGCAGGGCAAGCTCATCCATGATCCGCAATCGAGCGGGATGGGCGAGCGCCTTGAAGATTTGGGCGCGGGCTTCGTATTTGGCAAATTCTTTTTTGTTCATGGTCTTCTCGGTATCGGCAATGCGTATTTGGCAGTTTAGCCAAAGATGCATAATCGGTCAAGTCGGGTTGGCACCTCGTGCTTTCAACAATTCAGGCGACCGGTACGTCCCCCACCGGAACGTGTCAACAAGTTTGAGACAACATATTCTGGAATTATAGAGCGTTCTCAAAGATCACGAATCCTAACCCACGCAACGCGGAAGCGAGTGTGTCGTGACGCAAATGACTCACTCGCTTGCGCGTCGTGCTTGTATGTCGAGTCTTTTTCGATCCTGGGCTTCGATGACGTAAACGATTGCTGCTTCTAGATCCTTCTCGTGATTGATCCAACGCCGACTGCCGCCCTCGGTCCAGAACCTCGCTCGCCCGGAGTG includes:
- a CDS encoding aromatic aminobenezylarsenical efflux permease ArsG family transporter: MAGRNWPYIIYDQGTPPKGLAMLTYLLYLIAALYLGILTSISPCPLATNIAAISYIGSKVENGRLVIHAGLLYTLGRCVLYISLAGLLTLTSLSIPAVSLFLQKYMHLILGPIFLILGMFLAGLVSVTFGGGMMNEKLQKRVDSMGIWGALLLGILFAVSFCPTSATWFFGLLALTLGADSGAITSVLSRIGLTLPSASVPGGSFVLPLVYGIGTALPVLVVAFLLAYSAKSLGQTFKVLTQIEWWARMTTGWVFILLGVYFSLSYVFEVSFTFA
- a CDS encoding ArsR/SmtB family transcription factor; translated protein: MNKKEFAKYEARAQIFKALAHPARLRIMDELALHQERCVCDLTAIIGSDMSTVSRHLSVLKNAGLVGVEKRGQMVFYRSTVCCLAGFSECVEKILASNAAEQRAVLN
- a CDS encoding nitrophenyl compound nitroreductase subunit ArsF family protein gives rise to the protein MYRFAFMTIVTFSAMLGSIANAADPPADRVLAMYFHRTERCPTCKMMGAYSEEAVKTGFADKLKDGTVEYRYIDYEKKENAELAKAYKVAGPALIVAKIEDKKVAKYKDLKDIWTKVREKPEFIKYVQENVKAFTQ
- a CDS encoding thioredoxin family protein encodes the protein MKLIQILGTGCTKCENLKSNVEQAVQQSGVEARIEKVTDIVKITSFGVMMTPALAVDGEVKVVGKVPSPDEIAKLLA
- a CDS encoding permease; amino-acid sequence: MNTKQLSILASLVGVFLFAYYVNFTSPEIQNAIHEAFYLLQWYVRYHTLACVVPAMFIAGAISVFFSKEAVLRHLGPNANKAEAYGVASISGTVLAVCSCSVLPMFAGIYRVGAGLGPASAFLYAGPAINVMAIFLTARVLGFDLGIARIIGSIVFAVIIGLIMSFLFRSDEEERTAAVMQLPDPPPAKRKFWQTSLFFVCMILFLVFSDWANPSQTEIVKTDGTKINASVLIRTAQIYRVQLQEPLGDLPKGAKLLLDVKEISSEKDLTPENYKWVAWIYHHRWYFAGALFLAVLAMSWGWFDRQELADWMAETWSFSKSIIPLLFGGVLLTGFVGALIPEEIVASWVGGDSFRANLVASMIGGMWYFATLTEIPILEALLGLGMGRGPALSLLLAGPALSLPSIAVIYSVIGFKKTLTFVALTIVMSTAVGMIFGWFFV
- a CDS encoding nitrophenyl compound nitroreductase subunit ArsF family protein produces the protein MDLQKTLSICLISFFAATVVVLIARAFDSQAASRLEPQLTRIADELEAIRASGGFASIPVDGVDKVAVRDGLVVYYFYSNTRCTTCRAIEAQTEETVRSDFAEELRSGKVTWKTLNYEQDRNADLASQFEIIMPVVVLARFENGAMVDWSRLDQVWGLVSDKPAFAEMIRDAVNKMLSESQNSDSETAESETKESQDLDSIPLPDSNGIPLPTP
- a CDS encoding C-GCAxxG-C-C family protein, which produces MSQINRRRAFTSLGMIGGATLFAGCKEAGLGVATAQSPAVPLWNYVKLNSGEVADRTYRMYPEGGCMYSVVGGVLGALADKVGEPFRSFPIEMMRYGDGGVGGCGSLCGVINGGSALIGMFHNEKPKEQREAMIAELVVWYETTPLPHYKPAKPEWANDAIPSISGSILCHLSTGKWCEASGCEAFSMEKKERCRRLAADGASKLVELLNHDFDGVPILGELTPKVQSCIDCHGKQEMGNAMVKMNCASCHSFEGEHP